Proteins found in one Takifugu rubripes chromosome 15, fTakRub1.2, whole genome shotgun sequence genomic segment:
- the rcc1l gene encoding RCC1-like G exchanging factor-like protein: MRLVVASLLNCTRQSSSALHVCSYTTLRRSSTPWERDDTGPVFQYVGKHKKTNHKVFVWGFSFTGALGIPSFVVPDSGRKKPRKYQLTPYRLDTAEQISSAACGYGFTLIASRTKDVIKLWGMGLNKDSQLGFQRTQHSRLQSYEYVLEPSPVALPLVEPQQTRVLQVSCGRAHSLVLTDHEGVFSMGNNSYGQCGRPIVEDEVYSGSHVIHRIDGFDCGVVQVACGQDHSLFLTESGKVFACGWGADGQTGLGHHSVSCTPVEVGGDLAGVKVQQITTYGDCSLAVSADGELFGWGNSEYLQLASVTEATQISSPRLLPLNSCGKVVQAACGGTQVAILNDKGEVFVWGYGILGKGPKLSESATPEMIPSTLFGRSEFNPSVAVTRIRCGLNHFAAVTDRGELFVWGKNIRGCLGIGKRDDQYFPWRVTVPGQVVDVACGVDHMVALVKSLL, encoded by the exons ATGAG GTTGGTTGTTGCCAGTCTGCTGAATTGCACTCGACAGTCCAGCTCAGCCCTTCATGTGTGCAGTTACACAACTCTCAGGAGGTCTTCCACACCTTGGGAGAGAGACGATACCGGGCCAGTTTTTCAGTATGTTGGCAAACACAAAAAGACCAACCAcaaagtgtttgtgtggggCTTCAGCTTCACTGGAGCTCTAGGAATCCCCAGCTTTGTGGTTCCTGACAGCGGCAGGAAAAAACCCCGAAAATACCAGCTGACTCCCTACAGACTGGACACGGCCGAACAG ATttcttctgctgcctgtggTTATGGGTTCACGCTGATCGCCTCCCGCACCAAAGATGTGATCAAACTGTGGGGAATGGGTCTCAACAAAGACTCTCAGCTGGGCTTCCAGCGGACACAGCACAGCCGCC TTCAGAGTTACGAGTATGTACTGGAACCCTCCCCGGTGGCCCTTCCTCTGGTGGAGCCACAGCAGACCCGGGTCCTTCAGGTGTCTTGTGGCCGAGCTCATTCGCTGGTCCTCACGGACCACGAGGGAG TTTTCAGCATGGGCAACAATTCGTATGGACAGTGCGGAAGACCAATCGTTGAAGATGAAGTCTACAG CGGCAGCCACGTCATTCACAGGATCGACGGATTCGACTGTGGAGTCGTCCAG GTGGCGTGTGGACAGGACCACAGCCTCTTCCTCACCGAGTCGGGGAAAGTTTTTGCGTGTGGATGGggggcagacggacagacgg GGCTCGGCCATCACAGCGTGAGCTGCACACCAGTGGAAGTGGGTGGAGATTTGGCTGGTGTTAAGGTTCAGCAGATCACCACCTATGGAGACTGCAGCCTGGCTGTGTCTGCAGACGGGGAGCTCTTTGGATGGGGAAACTCTGAATACCTGCAGCTGGCATCTGTTACCGAGGCAACACAG ATCAGCTCGCCTCGACTTCTTCCTCTGAACAGCTGTGGGAAGGTCGTTCAGGCAGCGTGTGGTGGAACACAAGTGGCCATTCTGAACG ATAAAGGAGAAGTGTTTGTTTGGGGATACGGGATTCTTGGAAAAGGCCCTAAACTGTCAGAATCAGCGACCCCAGAGATGATTCCCTCCACGCTGTTCGGACGGTCGGAGTTCAATCCCTCAGTTGCCGTCACCAGAATCAGGTGTGGACTCAACCATTTCGCCGCAGTGACAG ATCGTGGTGAGCTTTTCGTTTGGGGGAAGAACATTCGAGGCTGTTTGGGCATCGGGAAGAGAGATGACCAGTACTTCCCATGGAGG GTGACAGTTCCCGGGCAAGTGGTGGATGTAGCCTGCGGTGTTGACCACATGGTGGCGCTGGTGAAGTCTCTTCTGTGA